A part of Liolophura sinensis isolate JHLJ2023 chromosome 1, CUHK_Ljap_v2, whole genome shotgun sequence genomic DNA contains:
- the LOC135482147 gene encoding HAUS augmin-like complex subunit 2, producing MQMSILSSIGIDVDESHNPWDNTISRSMTNALLLAEKTGHLRRTDHECADMMKETKEKLPSLKLISLLREITTKRREHNKVLLEVQKFVDDKETRDITQLDMLEVKVKEINELNNYLQNIISGKEFLLNRLQQPYIGEFLKLEANYHMFASELFPQVSTMLADLTTNIDTVDWAASADLDHYKFDSVLDHLTKCVAKMQTHFQTLCRLRDALNQVYKQRETTGS from the exons ATGCAAATGTCAATTTTATCAAGTATTGGCATTGATGTAGACGAGTCCCACAATCCCTGGGACAATACAATCTCCAGGTCGATGACAAATGCCTTGTTGTTGGCCGAGAAAACAGGCCATCTTCGG AGAACAGATCATGAATGTGCAGATATGATGAAagagacaaaagaaaaactcccCTCTTTAAAACTGATTTCACTTCTGAGAGAAATTACAACAAAGAGAAGGGAACACAATAAG GTTCTCCTTGAAGTGCAGAAATTTGTGGACGATAAAGaaacaagggacataactcaatTGGATATGTTAG aagtgaaagtgaaagaaataaatgaattgaataACTACCTACAAAATATCATCAGTGGAAAAGAGTTTTTGCTGAACCGATTACAGCAGCCTTATATTGGAGAATTCCTCAAACTGGAGGCAAACTACCACAT GTTTGCCAGTGAACTGTTCCCTCAAGTCTCAACCATGCTGGCTGACCTTACCACCAATATAGACACAGTAGACTGGGCTGCCAGTGCTGACCTTGATCATTATAAGTTT GATTCTGTACTGGATCACCTGACCAAATGTGTGGCTAAGATGCAAACCCACTTCCAGACTCTCTGTAGGCTGAGAGATGCCCTGAACCAAGTATACAagcaaagggagacaactggaAGCTGA